One genomic region from Arthrobacter sp. YN encodes:
- a CDS encoding GAF and ANTAR domain-containing protein, with the protein MAQQTLLPASYVVDRMQDLVLKTQDVKEMLDELADFSAVTLTDPALAFCSITLMRRKKPVTVASSEERAMRLDQTQYTIGAGPCLSAIREQVIVHVPDLANDDRWPSFTSAAVQVGVGSSLSVPLALEGEAEAGLNLYSTKARGFTEVDMDSVQAYAYHASKALRVAVRLSQLAETKKHLLATLESRTTIDLATGAIMAQNRCSQEAAMKILQVASSTRNVKLRDLASSVVSSLTKDPRVRTHFDA; encoded by the coding sequence GTGGCGCAACAAACCCTTCTGCCCGCGAGTTACGTCGTTGACCGCATGCAAGATCTTGTCCTGAAGACCCAGGATGTGAAGGAGATGCTGGATGAACTCGCCGACTTCTCAGCGGTCACCTTGACCGACCCTGCGCTCGCCTTTTGCAGTATCACGCTCATGCGGCGGAAGAAGCCCGTGACGGTAGCAAGCAGCGAAGAACGGGCTATGCGCCTTGACCAAACGCAATACACGATAGGTGCTGGGCCTTGTCTTTCGGCGATCAGGGAACAGGTCATCGTGCATGTGCCTGACTTGGCGAACGATGACCGCTGGCCCTCCTTCACATCGGCCGCGGTCCAGGTGGGGGTGGGATCCAGCCTGTCCGTTCCTCTGGCCCTTGAGGGGGAGGCCGAAGCCGGCCTGAACCTGTACTCCACCAAGGCTCGCGGGTTCACCGAGGTGGACATGGATTCGGTCCAGGCGTACGCGTATCACGCGTCCAAGGCACTTCGCGTGGCCGTTCGTCTCAGCCAGTTGGCCGAAACGAAGAAGCATCTCCTCGCCACCCTGGAATCCCGGACCACCATTGACCTGGCAACGGGTGCAATCATGGCCCAAAACCGCTGCAGCCAGGAGGCGGCAATGAAGATCCTGCAGGTCGCTTCCAGCACACGCAACGTCAAGCTCCGGGACCTTGCCTCGTCGGTCGTCTCCTCCCTGACCAAGGACCCGAGGGTCCGGACCCACTTCGACGCTTAG
- a CDS encoding TetR/AcrR family transcriptional regulator C-terminal domain-containing protein produces MAPATKPLAEAAPGRKQALSRELVLSAALALVDAEGLDALTMRRLGQELGRDPMGLYRYAKSRTELLDGVTELVLNERTIFPDDPDWQGQLRRIAHDLRLIALRHPNVVPLLVTRPLSTPMGLRPVGTLRPLEQILDLLIEAGFAPSDALHVYRAYYGFLYGHILNELQEFIVDPDEDEALLRLGLHRLPAKEFPRLRAIAPLLADYDGEDELDEGITILLAGLAARLTEPKHQTRT; encoded by the coding sequence ATGGCTCCGGCAACGAAACCCCTGGCCGAAGCGGCACCGGGCAGGAAGCAGGCCCTCAGCCGGGAATTGGTTTTATCCGCCGCACTAGCCTTGGTGGATGCTGAAGGACTCGACGCTCTCACCATGCGACGCCTCGGGCAGGAACTCGGCCGGGACCCCATGGGCCTGTACCGCTACGCCAAGAGCCGGACAGAGCTACTGGACGGAGTCACCGAACTGGTCTTGAACGAACGGACCATCTTTCCAGACGACCCGGACTGGCAGGGCCAACTGCGCCGGATCGCCCACGACCTGCGCCTGATAGCACTCCGACACCCCAACGTCGTCCCCCTCCTGGTCACGCGCCCCCTATCCACCCCCATGGGACTTCGCCCTGTCGGCACCCTGCGCCCCCTCGAGCAGATCCTGGACTTGCTCATTGAGGCCGGATTCGCCCCATCGGACGCACTGCACGTCTATCGCGCCTACTACGGTTTTCTCTACGGCCACATCCTGAACGAACTGCAGGAATTCATCGTCGACCCTGACGAGGACGAAGCTCTCCTGCGCCTCGGCCTTCACCGCCTTCCCGCCAAAGAATTCCCCCGCCTCCGCGCGATCGCCCCGCTCCTGGCCGACTATGACGGCGAAGACGAGCTCGATGAAGGCATCACCATCCTCCTTGCCGGCCTCGCCGCACGCCTGACGGAACCCAAACACCAAACCCGGACGTGA
- the treS gene encoding maltose alpha-D-glucosyltransferase — MREPAINTSVSEISGTPEENPEETPQETPDEIASEPAEITFDEQFYPARPKALRPIARRRQFFAARPSLEFDGLNSTYVDWLRNQSMLGDANTMARQLSGQASMWQNSYARPNPRAAVERSPVWFTAYPLSFITKDGQSFLSALGDPELWDAFSKIGIRGLHTGPVKLAGGIRGWSQTPSVDGHFDRISMAIDPAFGTEEEFRQMCEVANEHGGTIIDDIVPGHTGKGADFRLAEMNFRDYPGIYHMVDIPEEDWHLLPDVPDGEDSVNISPAAEEALQKAGYIIGRLQRVIFYEPGVKETNWSATKPIIDTTGKTRRWVYLHYFKSGQPSINWLDPTFAGMRLVVGDALHSLLDLGTGALRLDANGFLGVEKSAEEEPGWSEGHPLSEAANQLIGSMIRKVGGFSFQELNLTIDDIKAQSESGPDLSYDFITRPAYHYAFVTGDTEFLRLTLRLSMEIGVDQASLVHALQNHDELTYELLHFAAGHRDDVFELGGEELTGAEVAEKVQETLRERLTGENGPYNALFTTNGIACTTVSFIMAALGIKDQDAITPEQEAQVLDAHVLLSMYNALQPGVFALSGWDLTGITALDRETVKELTSQGDTRWINRGAHDLMGTSPDAKTSLAGMARARSLYGSLPEQLKDSRSYARRLQQILTVREESGIATSTLLDVPDVSNRGLLVLVNQLADGALQVTVLNFSDQDIAGSIQSGHLVPGASVHDLFSGDNVGQVDDLHSFYLELPAFQGTALLLKDPVVEEESAE, encoded by the coding sequence GTGCGGGAGCCTGCAATCAACACGAGCGTGTCAGAAATCAGCGGAACTCCAGAAGAAAATCCGGAGGAGACGCCACAGGAAACGCCCGATGAAATCGCAAGCGAACCGGCGGAAATCACCTTTGACGAGCAGTTCTACCCGGCCCGGCCCAAGGCGCTCAGGCCGATCGCCCGGAGGCGGCAGTTCTTTGCCGCCCGGCCCTCCTTGGAATTCGATGGCCTGAACTCCACCTATGTGGACTGGCTCCGGAACCAGTCCATGCTGGGTGACGCCAACACCATGGCCCGGCAACTGTCCGGGCAGGCCAGCATGTGGCAGAACTCGTACGCCCGGCCCAACCCGCGCGCCGCCGTTGAGCGTTCACCTGTCTGGTTCACCGCCTACCCGTTGTCCTTCATCACCAAGGACGGCCAGTCCTTCCTTTCGGCACTGGGGGATCCCGAGCTCTGGGATGCGTTCAGCAAGATTGGCATCCGGGGGTTGCACACGGGCCCGGTGAAGCTTGCCGGCGGCATCCGCGGCTGGTCGCAGACGCCCAGCGTGGACGGCCATTTCGACCGTATCTCCATGGCGATCGATCCCGCGTTCGGGACAGAAGAAGAGTTCCGTCAGATGTGCGAGGTTGCCAACGAGCACGGCGGCACCATCATTGACGACATCGTCCCCGGGCACACCGGCAAGGGCGCGGACTTCCGGCTGGCTGAGATGAACTTCCGGGACTACCCCGGCATCTATCACATGGTGGACATCCCCGAGGAGGATTGGCACCTGCTGCCGGACGTCCCCGACGGCGAAGACTCGGTGAACATCAGCCCGGCCGCTGAGGAAGCCCTGCAAAAGGCGGGCTACATCATTGGGCGGCTGCAGCGGGTCATTTTCTACGAACCCGGTGTCAAGGAAACCAACTGGAGCGCCACCAAGCCCATTATCGACACCACCGGCAAGACCCGCCGCTGGGTGTACCTCCACTATTTCAAGTCCGGCCAACCGTCCATCAACTGGCTGGACCCGACGTTCGCCGGCATGCGCCTGGTGGTTGGCGACGCCCTGCATTCGCTGCTGGACCTCGGCACCGGTGCGTTGCGGCTTGATGCCAACGGCTTCCTGGGCGTCGAGAAGAGCGCGGAAGAGGAGCCGGGATGGTCCGAGGGCCACCCGTTGTCCGAGGCGGCGAACCAGCTGATCGGCTCCATGATCCGCAAGGTGGGCGGGTTCTCCTTCCAGGAACTCAACCTCACCATCGACGACATCAAGGCCCAGTCAGAATCGGGTCCCGACCTCTCATACGACTTCATTACCCGGCCCGCATACCACTACGCATTCGTCACCGGCGATACCGAATTCCTGCGCCTGACCCTGCGCCTCTCCATGGAGATCGGGGTGGACCAGGCCTCCTTGGTCCACGCCCTCCAGAACCACGACGAACTGACCTATGAGTTGCTGCACTTCGCCGCCGGACACAGGGACGATGTTTTCGAGCTTGGCGGTGAAGAACTGACCGGAGCCGAAGTTGCGGAGAAGGTGCAGGAGACCCTGCGGGAACGCCTCACGGGCGAAAACGGGCCCTACAACGCACTGTTCACCACCAACGGCATCGCCTGCACCACGGTCAGCTTCATCATGGCCGCGCTGGGTATCAAGGACCAGGACGCCATCACCCCTGAGCAGGAAGCCCAGGTCCTGGATGCCCACGTGCTGTTGTCCATGTACAACGCACTGCAGCCGGGCGTCTTCGCGCTCTCGGGCTGGGACCTCACCGGCATCACGGCCCTGGACCGCGAAACCGTCAAGGAACTCACGTCGCAGGGCGATACCCGCTGGATCAACCGCGGAGCCCACGACCTCATGGGCACCAGCCCGGACGCGAAGACCTCGCTGGCCGGCATGGCCCGCGCCCGCAGTCTTTACGGTTCACTGCCCGAGCAGCTCAAGGATTCACGGTCCTACGCGCGGCGGCTCCAGCAGATCCTCACAGTGCGGGAGGAGTCCGGCATCGCCACCAGCACTCTGCTGGATGTGCCTGACGTTTCCAACCGGGGGCTGCTGGTTTTGGTCAACCAGCTCGCCGACGGAGCACTGCAGGTCACGGTCCTGAACTTCTCGGACCAAGACATTGCAGGCAGCATCCAGTCCGGTCACCTTGTCCCCGGCGCCAGCGTGCACGACCTCTTCAGCGGCGACAACGTAGGCCAGGTGGACGACCTCCACAGCTTCTACCTCGAGCTGCCCGCGTTCCAGGGCACGGCGTTGCTGTTGAAGGACCCGGTTGTAGAGGAAGAGTCCGCCGAATAG
- a CDS encoding RNA polymerase sigma factor, with protein MSLQTEQGDRVELARQKHFLAAHAACHDKVYRYFRRRTEGASTAEDLTADVFRIAWEKSRQDQELSVMVVFGVARNVLRNHYRSTVRSQNLTQQLERQRTAELGSDDGVVREALDRLKPEEREVLLLTYWDGFSSAEVSELLHVTATAVRMRLHRARKELSTLLRTDHITEDPSNA; from the coding sequence ATGAGCTTGCAAACGGAGCAGGGGGATCGCGTGGAGTTGGCCAGGCAGAAGCATTTTCTGGCGGCCCACGCCGCGTGCCATGACAAGGTATACCGCTATTTCCGGCGCCGAACGGAGGGTGCGTCCACGGCCGAGGACCTCACCGCAGACGTGTTCCGGATTGCGTGGGAAAAGTCCCGACAGGACCAGGAACTCTCGGTGATGGTGGTGTTTGGCGTCGCCCGCAACGTCCTCCGGAATCATTACCGTTCGACCGTCCGCTCGCAGAACCTCACGCAGCAGTTGGAGCGGCAGCGGACGGCTGAGTTGGGATCCGACGACGGCGTGGTGAGGGAAGCGCTGGACCGGCTCAAGCCCGAGGAGCGCGAGGTCCTTCTCTTGACGTATTGGGACGGATTCAGTTCCGCCGAGGTTTCGGAGCTGCTCCATGTCACCGCCACTGCCGTCAGGATGCGCCTGCACCGGGCGCGGAAGGAACTCAGCACCCTGCTTCGGACAGACCACATCACGGAGGATCCCAGCAATGCGTAA
- the ppk2 gene encoding polyphosphate kinase 2, which yields MTEANSLSTSLDDWWVRDNLRETIDHLVELGYTISGGQGEDPDLIDPGGSAVETWNEDYPYQERMTRDEYEIEKYRLQIELLKFQYWGQDRGLKHVIVFEGRDAAGKGGTIKRFTEHLDPRSARTVALAKPSDREQGQWYFQRYIQHLPTAGEIVMFDRSWYNRANVEKVMGFCTDDEYDTFMGQAPVFEKMLVDAGIHVTKFWFSVTRQEQRTRFAIRQIDPVRRWKLSPMDLASLDRWEEYTDAKEQTFLHTDSDHAPWITIKSNDKKRARINAMRYFLNQFDYEDKDTSVVYDADPLILRRGRDAVGD from the coding sequence ATGACGGAGGCAAACTCACTATCCACATCATTGGACGATTGGTGGGTCAGGGACAACCTTCGGGAGACCATCGACCACCTGGTGGAGTTGGGCTACACCATCAGCGGCGGGCAAGGGGAGGACCCGGACCTGATCGATCCCGGTGGATCCGCCGTTGAAACATGGAACGAGGACTATCCGTACCAGGAGCGGATGACCCGCGATGAGTACGAGATCGAGAAGTACCGACTCCAGATTGAGTTGCTGAAGTTCCAGTACTGGGGCCAGGACCGCGGACTCAAGCACGTGATTGTCTTCGAGGGCAGGGACGCCGCAGGCAAGGGCGGCACCATCAAGCGCTTCACCGAGCACTTGGATCCCCGATCCGCCAGGACAGTTGCGCTGGCCAAGCCCTCGGACCGCGAGCAGGGCCAGTGGTATTTCCAGCGCTACATCCAGCACCTTCCCACAGCCGGCGAGATCGTCATGTTCGACCGCTCCTGGTACAACCGGGCCAACGTGGAGAAAGTCATGGGCTTCTGCACAGACGACGAATACGACACCTTCATGGGGCAGGCGCCGGTCTTCGAAAAGATGCTGGTGGACGCCGGGATCCACGTGACCAAGTTCTGGTTCTCCGTCACCCGGCAGGAGCAACGGACCCGCTTCGCCATCCGCCAGATCGACCCCGTCCGCCGCTGGAAGCTCTCGCCCATGGACCTTGCATCACTGGACCGCTGGGAGGAGTACACCGACGCCAAGGAACAAACGTTCCTGCACACGGACTCCGACCACGCGCCGTGGATCACCATCAAGTCCAACGACAAGAAGCGCGCCCGCATCAACGCCATGCGCTACTTCCTGAACCAATTCGACTACGAGGACAAGGACACCTCGGTGGTTTACGACGCCGATCCTCTGATCCTCCGCCGTGGCCGCGACGCCGTAGGCGACTAA
- a CDS encoding GNAT family N-acetyltransferase, whose protein sequence is MFTLTAPDVSFYESFIESHREWDGAHQDGAGLFAGDDVSTAEGFAAWVNKLLAAEHAEEVNGIVPCTYRWMTEGSRYVGAIAFRHYLTPALLNSGGHLGYGVRPSDRGRGAATWALREMCSSLAAGGGPDRVLLTCDDNNAASARTIERSGGVLEDVRLDGEGKAFRRYWIELADSAGH, encoded by the coding sequence ATGTTTACTCTTACCGCTCCTGACGTGTCCTTCTACGAGTCATTTATTGAGTCGCACCGCGAATGGGATGGCGCCCATCAGGATGGCGCCGGGCTGTTTGCCGGCGATGACGTCAGCACAGCCGAAGGTTTCGCCGCGTGGGTGAATAAGTTGCTCGCTGCTGAACACGCCGAAGAAGTGAACGGTATTGTCCCCTGTACCTATCGCTGGATGACAGAAGGATCCCGATATGTGGGGGCCATCGCCTTCCGGCACTACCTGACTCCGGCACTTCTCAACTCGGGTGGACACCTTGGGTACGGCGTCCGGCCTTCGGATCGCGGCCGTGGTGCGGCAACCTGGGCCCTGCGGGAAATGTGCTCCAGCCTGGCTGCAGGGGGAGGGCCTGACCGGGTGCTCCTGACCTGCGATGACAACAATGCGGCATCTGCGAGGACCATTGAGCGAAGCGGTGGCGTGCTGGAAGATGTGCGCCTGGACGGCGAGGGCAAGGCCTTCCGCCGCTACTGGATTGAGCTTGCCGACTCCGCAGGCCATTAA
- a CDS encoding MurR/RpiR family transcriptional regulator, giving the protein MEEALNGQLSRTVLVRIRSALPSLRPSERAIAELVLADPSRAAMMSIGDLAEQGGTSTTSVVRFYKKVGYSGYSDLRLDLARETARESLVNNVPAGVYEDINTSDSLRDIVSKIAFNETMSIADTAQVLDVDKLAQAVEAISTSRKTDIFGVGAGGLVGEDLQQKLHRIGLTSFSWSDPHAALASAALLEGDGVAVAVSHSGTTVDTVDFLLAAKAAGATTIAVTNHADSALGRTADIVLNTAARETPFRSGAMGSRIAQMMVVDCLFVGVAQRSYDASVSALKKTHAAVQGRKLA; this is encoded by the coding sequence ATGGAAGAGGCACTGAACGGGCAGTTGTCACGGACCGTTTTGGTGCGGATCCGTTCCGCGCTGCCGTCGCTGCGCCCCTCCGAGCGCGCCATTGCCGAGCTTGTCCTGGCGGATCCTTCCCGCGCGGCCATGATGTCCATCGGGGATCTCGCCGAGCAGGGCGGAACGTCCACCACGTCGGTAGTCCGTTTCTACAAGAAGGTGGGCTACAGCGGGTACTCGGATCTGCGTCTGGACCTCGCCCGGGAGACCGCACGCGAGAGCCTCGTCAACAACGTGCCGGCGGGGGTCTATGAGGACATCAACACGTCCGATTCGCTGCGTGACATCGTTTCCAAAATTGCCTTCAACGAGACCATGTCCATAGCCGACACGGCCCAAGTGCTCGACGTCGACAAGCTCGCCCAGGCGGTGGAGGCCATCTCCACCTCGCGGAAGACCGACATCTTCGGCGTTGGGGCGGGCGGCCTGGTGGGCGAGGACCTGCAGCAGAAGCTGCACAGGATTGGCCTGACGTCCTTCAGTTGGTCGGACCCGCATGCAGCGCTGGCATCTGCGGCGCTCCTGGAGGGCGACGGCGTTGCTGTCGCCGTCTCCCACTCGGGCACCACCGTGGATACGGTCGACTTCCTGTTGGCGGCGAAGGCGGCAGGAGCAACCACCATCGCGGTCACCAACCATGCCGATTCTGCACTGGGGCGGACCGCCGACATTGTGCTGAATACCGCCGCGCGTGAGACGCCCTTCAGGTCCGGGGCCATGGGTAGCCGCATCGCACAGATGATGGTGGTTGACTGTCTCTTCGTTGGAGTCGCCCAACGTTCCTACGATGCGTCCGTCTCTGCGCTGAAGAAAACGCACGCAGCGGTCCAAGGCCGTAAATTGGCTTGA
- a CDS encoding exo-beta-N-acetylmuramidase NamZ family protein has product MTLNRRKLIHASGLAAAAVVVAPFAPSASAATGLATRPGKPGTVVTGADVAAADNWSIFAGRRVGVITNPTGVLANFHSIVDDMAEKGVDVRAVFGPEHGFRGTAQDGASEGTSVDPRTGITVYDSYGADVDHYVGFYEKSGVDTICFDIQDVGARFYTYIWTMWGAMQAASRTGARFVVLDRPNPIGGQARGPVLQRGFESGVGKLGIALQHGMTVGELAKYFNAVHLPAAGLTPLENLQVVEVQGWRREMTGPDNRASWILPSPNMPTPETALLYPGTALFEATNMSEGRGTTRPFELIGAPYVDYRWAEALNSKGLAGVTFREAYFQPTLSKNQGVICGGVQVHITDPARVEALEIGTHMLVEAKRLYPGFAWRGDAGRWMGLLSGSARFAEQLDAGADARTITDSWQAELGQFVRDTRQYLLYNGPR; this is encoded by the coding sequence ATGACACTCAACCGCCGAAAACTCATCCACGCGTCGGGACTGGCCGCAGCGGCCGTCGTCGTCGCGCCCTTTGCCCCGAGTGCCAGTGCCGCCACCGGTCTGGCCACCCGCCCCGGAAAGCCGGGAACCGTAGTCACCGGCGCCGACGTTGCCGCCGCCGACAACTGGAGCATTTTCGCCGGCCGCCGGGTGGGAGTCATCACCAACCCCACCGGGGTCCTGGCGAACTTCCACTCGATCGTTGACGACATGGCGGAAAAAGGCGTCGACGTGAGGGCAGTCTTCGGTCCCGAGCACGGTTTCCGGGGCACTGCCCAGGACGGCGCCAGTGAAGGGACCTCCGTGGATCCCCGCACGGGCATCACGGTCTACGACTCCTACGGCGCCGACGTGGACCACTACGTGGGCTTCTACGAAAAGTCCGGCGTGGACACCATCTGCTTCGACATCCAGGACGTGGGAGCGCGGTTCTACACCTACATCTGGACCATGTGGGGTGCCATGCAGGCCGCCTCCCGGACGGGTGCCAGGTTTGTCGTCCTGGACCGTCCCAACCCGATCGGCGGACAGGCAAGGGGGCCGGTCCTGCAGCGCGGATTCGAGTCCGGAGTAGGAAAACTGGGCATCGCACTCCAGCACGGCATGACAGTGGGTGAGCTCGCCAAGTACTTCAACGCGGTGCATTTGCCGGCCGCGGGCCTCACTCCCCTTGAAAACCTCCAAGTGGTGGAAGTGCAGGGGTGGCGCCGCGAGATGACCGGCCCGGACAACCGGGCGTCCTGGATCCTGCCGAGTCCCAACATGCCCACCCCGGAGACGGCCCTCTTATACCCGGGCACCGCCCTTTTCGAGGCCACCAATATGTCCGAAGGCCGCGGAACCACCCGGCCCTTCGAACTGATCGGCGCTCCCTACGTGGACTACCGCTGGGCCGAGGCGCTCAACAGCAAGGGCCTCGCCGGTGTCACCTTCCGCGAGGCCTACTTCCAGCCCACCCTCTCCAAGAACCAGGGCGTCATCTGCGGAGGAGTCCAGGTGCACATCACCGATCCGGCCCGCGTTGAGGCCCTGGAAATCGGCACCCACATGCTGGTGGAAGCCAAACGGTTGTACCCGGGCTTCGCGTGGCGCGGCGACGCCGGACGCTGGATGGGGTTGTTGAGTGGGTCCGCCCGCTTTGCCGAACAGCTCGACGCCGGTGCTGACGCCCGCACCATCACGGACAGCTGGCAGGCGGAATTGGGCCAGTTCGTCCGCGATACCCGCCAATACCTCCTCTACAACGGACCGCGCTAG
- a CDS encoding glycoside hydrolase family 3 protein, whose amino-acid sequence MTAAATALLMTGAGVVAAGVAAAAPPTTARTTTVTASPDIEAMISGMSLDEKIGQMTWTHVYGSSADDTSMAASNQARYGVNTPAEVVAKYNLGGVLYFAWSGNTNNPRQVAGLSNGLQQAAVGQDGTGIPLAVTIDQEGGLVARIGPPATVLPGNMALGATADAELARAQGEILGSEMRAMGINVDFAPVLDLNSNPDNPVIGIRSMGEDPALVSALGVAQIDGIQEHNVGAAAKHFPGHGDTSVDSHYGLPTVTYDRETLNQHLKPFKAAIDGGVDMVMTAHIIVEAIDAEMPGTLSHKVLTGLLRDELGFKGLVTTDALDMAAMAAEWPQEEIAVKAIQAGSDILLNSPDVDASFAGVRAAVESGELTESRLDESVRRILEWKVKRGVFEQPMADPSAVDTLVGSAENLATAKLISDRAVTLLRNEDKVLPLASGSSVLMVGAGSAWPELAGPMLKEQGFTVTEDYEDGASPSAAYRARAVAAASTVDAVVFASYNATGNAAQQQMVAELAATGTPVIVVATRNPYDISVLPGADAVLNSYGVKDVNFHGAVRAISGAVNPGGKLPVNIPEADGDGVLLPLGFGLHYDTATPAAVTFTDKPGRGQDSYTVPAVDGVVYLVDGKEIAAGTYKKPEGTVTVTAVRGKGYVFTDGAITEWSHTFTTGLPKS is encoded by the coding sequence ATGACGGCCGCCGCTACGGCGCTGCTCATGACGGGCGCGGGGGTGGTGGCGGCCGGGGTCGCTGCAGCCGCCCCGCCCACCACGGCACGCACGACGACGGTCACCGCCTCACCGGACATCGAGGCAATGATCTCCGGCATGTCGCTGGACGAAAAGATCGGCCAGATGACCTGGACCCACGTCTACGGATCCTCGGCCGATGACACGTCCATGGCGGCAAGCAACCAAGCACGTTACGGGGTCAATACTCCGGCGGAAGTCGTGGCCAAGTACAACCTTGGCGGCGTCCTCTACTTCGCGTGGTCCGGGAACACCAACAACCCCCGGCAGGTTGCCGGACTGTCCAACGGCCTGCAGCAAGCTGCCGTGGGCCAGGACGGTACCGGCATTCCGCTGGCGGTCACCATCGACCAGGAAGGCGGCCTGGTTGCCCGCATCGGACCGCCGGCCACCGTCCTCCCGGGCAATATGGCGTTGGGAGCCACGGCAGACGCGGAACTTGCGAGGGCACAGGGCGAAATCCTGGGCTCTGAGATGCGCGCCATGGGCATCAACGTGGACTTCGCACCCGTGCTGGACCTCAACTCCAACCCGGACAACCCCGTGATCGGCATCCGCTCCATGGGCGAAGATCCCGCATTGGTCAGCGCGCTCGGTGTGGCGCAAATCGACGGCATCCAGGAACACAACGTCGGCGCGGCAGCCAAACACTTCCCCGGCCACGGCGATACCTCGGTGGATTCCCACTACGGACTACCCACCGTCACCTACGACCGCGAGACCCTGAACCAGCACCTGAAACCCTTCAAAGCCGCCATTGACGGTGGCGTGGACATGGTCATGACAGCGCACATCATTGTGGAGGCCATTGACGCGGAGATGCCCGGCACCCTGTCCCACAAGGTCCTCACAGGATTGCTTCGCGATGAGCTGGGCTTCAAGGGCCTGGTCACCACCGATGCCTTGGATATGGCCGCGATGGCCGCCGAATGGCCCCAGGAAGAGATAGCGGTCAAGGCCATCCAGGCCGGCTCTGACATCCTGCTCAACTCCCCCGATGTGGACGCCTCGTTCGCAGGGGTCCGTGCCGCCGTCGAGTCCGGTGAGCTCACCGAGAGCCGCCTTGATGAGTCTGTCCGGCGGATCCTCGAGTGGAAGGTCAAGCGGGGTGTCTTCGAGCAACCGATGGCAGACCCCAGCGCCGTGGACACCCTTGTTGGAAGCGCAGAGAACCTGGCCACGGCCAAGCTGATCTCGGACCGGGCAGTGACCCTGCTCCGCAATGAGGACAAGGTCCTGCCCCTCGCATCCGGCAGCTCGGTACTCATGGTGGGGGCCGGTTCAGCCTGGCCGGAGCTCGCGGGACCGATGCTCAAGGAGCAGGGATTTACGGTCACTGAAGACTACGAGGATGGGGCATCCCCCTCCGCGGCGTATCGCGCGCGTGCGGTAGCCGCAGCCAGCACCGTGGATGCCGTGGTCTTCGCTTCGTACAACGCAACCGGCAACGCTGCGCAGCAGCAGATGGTTGCGGAACTGGCAGCCACTGGTACGCCCGTCATCGTTGTGGCCACACGCAATCCTTACGACATCAGCGTCTTGCCCGGCGCCGACGCCGTACTCAACAGTTACGGGGTCAAGGACGTCAATTTCCACGGCGCCGTCCGTGCCATTTCAGGGGCGGTGAACCCCGGCGGCAAGCTTCCGGTCAACATACCGGAAGCAGACGGCGACGGCGTCCTGTTGCCTTTGGGCTTCGGCCTCCACTACGACACCGCGACGCCGGCAGCGGTCACCTTCACGGACAAGCCGGGCCGCGGGCAGGACTCGTACACGGTTCCGGCAGTGGACGGCGTGGTCTACCTGGTTGACGGCAAGGAAATCGCGGCCGGGACGTACAAGAAGCCTGAGGGCACTGTGACGGTCACTGCAGTCCGCGGCAAGGGGTACGTCTTTACCGACGGTGCCATTACTGAATGGAGCCACACGTTCACCACGGGGCTGCCCAAGTCTTAA